In one window of Thermodesulfobacteriota bacterium DNA:
- the nuoE gene encoding NADH-quinone oxidoreductase subunit NuoE: protein MLSDEERREIEEETRHYGQKRGASVEALMCVQRRRGWVDDETLREVADMLGMSVDELDGVATFYNLIFRRPVGKNVILICNTISCMVMGYERILAHLEVRLGIRLGQTTADGLFTLLSVPCLGACDRSPVMMVGEKLYPGLTPELADEILREHGWRG from the coding sequence GTGCTTTCCGACGAGGAGAGGCGCGAGATAGAGGAGGAGACCAGGCATTACGGGCAGAAACGGGGGGCTTCCGTCGAGGCGCTCATGTGCGTGCAGCGCCGCAGGGGCTGGGTGGACGACGAAACGCTCCGGGAGGTCGCGGACATGCTCGGCATGAGCGTTGACGAGCTCGACGGGGTCGCGACCTTCTATAACCTGATATTCAGGAGGCCCGTGGGAAAGAACGTCATACTCATATGCAATACCATAAGCTGCATGGTCATGGGCTATGAAAGGATACTCGCCCACCTGGAGGTAAGGCTCGGCATAAGGCTCGGCCAGACCACGGCCGACGGCCTTTTCACGCTCCTCTCCGTCCCGTGCCTCGGCGCGTGCGACCGCTCGCCCGTCATGATGGTCGGGGAGAAGCTCTATCCGGGCCTTACCCCGGAGCTTGCCGACGAAATACTGAGAGAGCACGGATGGCGGGGGTAG
- the nuoJ gene encoding NADH-quinone oxidoreductase subunit J, translated as MNGLFYIASAIAVIATFRALTGSNAVHSLLYLTVSLLASAAIFYSLGAHYIAALEAIIYAGAVMVLFLFVVMMLSYGPGQETEEKRITRPGTWAGPAVLAAILLFELVYVLIGTDLVPEDAAAHGPKAVGIALFGPYLIGVELASVLLLVGLLGAYHIGRK; from the coding sequence GTGAACGGACTCTTCTACATAGCGTCGGCCATAGCCGTGATCGCGACCTTCAGGGCCCTGACCGGCTCTAACGCGGTGCATTCTCTCCTCTATCTCACGGTCTCGCTCCTTGCGAGCGCCGCTATTTTTTATTCGCTCGGGGCGCATTACATCGCGGCCCTCGAGGCCATCATATACGCCGGCGCGGTAATGGTCCTATTTCTCTTCGTGGTCATGATGCTCAGCTACGGGCCGGGCCAGGAGACCGAGGAAAAGAGGATAACCAGGCCGGGGACATGGGCCGGGCCTGCCGTGCTGGCGGCAATACTCCTCTTTGAACTCGTTTACGTCCTTATTGGCACGGACCTTGTCCCCGAGGACGCGGCAGCCCACGGGCCGAAGGCGGTGGGGATAGCGCTCTTCGGCCCGTACCTCATAGGAGTCGAGCTTGCCTCGGTGCTCCTCCTTGTGGGCCTTCTGGGCGCATACCACATCGGGCGCAAATGA
- the nuoH gene encoding NADH-quinone oxidoreductase subunit NuoH, translated as MQGITASVLTIAFVLIALLTSSAALIWAERRLLALWQDRYGPNRVGPLGLFQPVADMIKIFTKDDWVPPFADRAVFVLAPAIIVVTVLTAFAVIPFAPGVAVVDLDIGVIFFLAMSSLSIYSVVLAGWSSNSKYALLGGLRGAAQMLSYEIFMGLSIMGVVLLAGSFNLSDIVEAQRGMWFFIPQLPGLLIFFLAGLAETHRLPFDLPEAENELVAGYHTEYSGLKFGMFYIGEYLGITLIASMITVLFLGGWLGPVLPPAAWFVLKTGAVIAVFILLRASLPRPRFDQLMGFGWKVMLPLALINLLATGGILLALTDATPLPDGTDAEPL; from the coding sequence ATGCAGGGGATCACAGCGTCCGTCTTGACGATAGCCTTCGTCCTTATCGCGCTCCTTACGTCGAGCGCAGCGCTCATCTGGGCGGAGCGGAGGCTCCTTGCGCTCTGGCAGGACAGGTACGGGCCGAACCGGGTCGGCCCGCTCGGGCTATTTCAGCCGGTTGCCGACATGATAAAGATATTCACGAAGGACGACTGGGTGCCGCCGTTCGCTGACAGGGCGGTATTCGTGCTGGCCCCGGCCATAATCGTCGTAACGGTTCTGACCGCCTTTGCAGTCATACCCTTTGCGCCGGGCGTTGCCGTCGTGGACCTTGACATAGGGGTCATTTTTTTCCTGGCCATGTCGTCCCTCAGCATCTACAGCGTCGTCCTTGCGGGCTGGTCCTCGAACAGCAAGTACGCGCTCCTGGGGGGCCTGCGCGGAGCGGCCCAGATGCTGAGCTACGAGATATTCATGGGGCTTTCGATAATGGGGGTGGTACTCCTTGCCGGTTCCTTCAACCTCAGTGACATAGTCGAGGCGCAGAGGGGCATGTGGTTTTTCATCCCGCAGCTCCCGGGCCTTCTCATTTTTTTCCTCGCGGGGCTTGCGGAAACGCACAGGCTCCCGTTCGACCTGCCCGAGGCTGAAAACGAGCTGGTGGCGGGCTATCACACCGAGTATTCGGGCCTGAAGTTCGGGATGTTCTACATAGGCGAATACCTGGGCATTACGCTCATCGCCTCGATGATAACGGTCCTCTTCCTCGGGGGCTGGCTCGGCCCGGTGCTCCCGCCCGCCGCATGGTTTGTCCTGAAGACCGGGGCAGTTATCGCCGTCTTCATACTCCTCAGGGCCTCGCTCCCCAGGCCCAGGTTCGACCAACTCATGGGCTTCGGGTGGAAGGTGATGCTCCCGCTCGCGCTCATAAACCTGCTGGCAACAGGCGGCATCCTCCTCGCCTTGACGGATGCGACGCCATTACCGGATGGCACCGATGCTGAGCCTCTTTAA
- the nuoL gene encoding NADH-quinone oxidoreductase subunit L — MKEFLWLIPALPFAGFLALILAGRSMPARLSALVGTGAVGLSAISVFLIGIDFVGSPPPEGFMAQSLWTWVELGWFRADAALRLDALSLAMAAVITFTAFLILVYSAEFMAEDEGYSRFFAYMDLFVAFMLVLVLADNFLFLYLGWEGVGLCSFLLIGFRYKEGHTGYAARKAFIMTRAGDTAFLVGIILLAASFGTLDIQTVMEAGEGAASGQQGSAIAALAALLILAGALGKSAQAPLQTWLPDAMAGPTPVSALIHAATMVAAGVYLIARTHAIFDTPPVMSLIAALGAATLLVSGLSALVQSDIKRALAYSTMGQVGFMFLALGAGYWQAAIFHFMTHAFFKALLFLSAGAVITALGGEHDMRRMGGLRKRLPLAFWSFLIGAASLSALPLVTAGYYSKDLILKGALAGGGALLWGAGIIGALVTALYAFRMVFLVFFGEAGADAARRTGLGIAAPLVLLSALALFSGFIGVPSFLGVVTPLPDTDALAGAPLAGALSAIVPVLGAAAAYFVFFKRRGAVEGLPEKGFAAGLHAFIRSGWGFDRLYERLFVRPYLLAARAGREDFMDAPYAGAAKGTELLSRLLAKTQSGQVRRYAAGMTLGALLALGALAFI; from the coding sequence ATGAAAGAATTCCTATGGCTCATACCCGCCCTGCCATTTGCGGGGTTCCTGGCGCTCATCCTGGCTGGCCGCTCGATGCCGGCGAGGCTTTCCGCCCTCGTAGGGACAGGCGCGGTCGGCCTCTCGGCCATTTCCGTTTTCTTAATCGGAATCGATTTCGTCGGCTCGCCTCCGCCTGAAGGCTTCATGGCCCAAAGCCTGTGGACATGGGTGGAGCTCGGCTGGTTCAGGGCCGACGCCGCGCTCAGGCTCGACGCGCTCTCCCTTGCGATGGCAGCGGTCATTACGTTCACGGCCTTCCTTATCCTTGTCTATTCCGCCGAGTTCATGGCAGAAGACGAAGGCTACTCGCGTTTTTTCGCGTACATGGACCTCTTTGTCGCGTTCATGCTCGTCCTCGTACTTGCCGACAACTTTCTCTTTCTCTACCTGGGCTGGGAGGGCGTGGGACTTTGCAGCTTCCTCCTCATCGGGTTCCGGTACAAGGAGGGCCATACCGGGTACGCGGCGCGGAAGGCCTTCATCATGACCAGGGCAGGAGACACGGCCTTCCTGGTCGGAATCATACTCCTTGCGGCGAGCTTCGGAACGCTCGATATCCAGACAGTCATGGAAGCGGGGGAGGGTGCCGCCTCCGGGCAACAGGGTAGCGCCATTGCCGCGCTCGCGGCGCTTTTGATACTCGCCGGAGCGCTGGGAAAATCGGCGCAGGCGCCGCTTCAGACATGGCTTCCGGACGCGATGGCAGGCCCGACCCCTGTAAGCGCCCTCATCCACGCGGCGACGATGGTCGCCGCCGGGGTGTACCTCATAGCCCGCACCCACGCGATTTTCGATACGCCCCCAGTAATGTCCCTTATAGCCGCCCTGGGCGCGGCAACGCTCCTCGTCTCAGGCTTAAGCGCGCTCGTCCAGTCGGACATAAAAAGGGCCCTTGCCTACTCGACCATGGGGCAGGTGGGGTTCATGTTCCTCGCGCTCGGGGCAGGCTACTGGCAGGCCGCCATATTCCATTTCATGACCCACGCGTTCTTCAAGGCCCTCCTCTTCCTCTCCGCTGGCGCGGTCATAACCGCGCTTGGAGGCGAGCACGACATGCGGAGGATGGGCGGCTTGAGGAAAAGGCTCCCGCTCGCGTTCTGGAGCTTTCTGATCGGGGCGGCGTCGCTTTCGGCCCTGCCCCTCGTTACCGCCGGATACTACAGCAAGGACCTCATATTGAAAGGGGCGCTGGCCGGAGGCGGGGCCCTACTCTGGGGCGCCGGCATAATCGGGGCCTTAGTTACCGCTCTTTATGCGTTCCGCATGGTGTTCCTCGTCTTTTTCGGGGAGGCCGGGGCAGACGCGGCCAGGCGGACCGGCCTGGGCATTGCGGCCCCGCTCGTCCTCCTTTCGGCCCTGGCACTTTTTTCCGGCTTCATCGGCGTGCCGTCTTTTTTAGGGGTGGTAACGCCCCTTCCCGATACGGACGCGCTGGCTGGTGCGCCTCTGGCAGGGGCGCTTTCGGCCATCGTCCCGGTGCTGGGGGCAGCCGCGGCGTATTTCGTTTTTTTTAAGCGGCGCGGGGCGGTGGAAGGGCTCCCGGAAAAGGGCTTTGCCGCCGGCCTTCATGCCTTCATCCGCTCGGGCTGGGGCTTTGACCGGCTCTATGAAAGGCTCTTCGTCCGTCCGTATCTCCTGGCAGCGCGGGCGGGCAGAGAGGATTTCATGGACGCGCCGTATGCAGGCGCGGCAAAGGGGACAGAGCTGCTGAGCAGGCTCCTTGCGAAGACCCAGTCCGGGCAGGTGAGGCGCTATGCAGCCGGGATGACGCTCGGGGCTCTTCTGGCGCTCGGGGCGCTCGCATTCATATGA
- the nuoC gene encoding NADH-quinone oxidoreductase subunit C/D codes for MSIAAASNILEDLASRFGEGAVTPEPTADSLPTFWTPKEKLLEVLQFLKTGVEGPYRMLYDLTAIDERTRRKRKGQPESDFTAVYHLLSFDRNEDIRIKVALKGESPSIPSATGVWSSANWYEREIWDMFGVRAEGHPNLRRILMPQSWEGHPLRKDHPARRTDMERYTLPLEKEVREEAALRFVPKEWGIYRTEGNGTEFMFLNMGPHHPGTHGIFRIILELDGEEIVNAFPDIGYHHRGAEKMGERQTWHTYIPYTDRIDYLAGPLNNFPYVLAVERLAGIEVPERARIARVMFAELFRIASHLVWYGTFAQDLGQLTPVFLTFNDRERAYSIIEAVSGFRMHPAWFRIGGVQSDLPRGWEKLVRDFIEYLPPRLMEYEKLVMENAIVKVRTRGIGTLTLDQAIDWGVTGPNLRACGIEWDFRKKRPYSGYDQFEFDIPTAHEGDSYARALVRVEEMRQSLRIIEQCLDNMPSGPYKSDHPLATPPRKERTMRDIETLIGHFLSVSWGPVVPAGEAAIGTEAAKGNNTYYLVSDGDTSSYRTRIRTPSFPHLQALPLMCKGFEIADLIAIMGSIDFVMGDVDR; via the coding sequence ATGTCCATTGCGGCAGCATCGAACATATTGGAGGACCTGGCATCCAGGTTCGGCGAGGGCGCGGTTACGCCAGAGCCCACTGCCGACAGCTTGCCTACCTTCTGGACGCCGAAGGAGAAGCTGCTGGAGGTGCTCCAGTTCCTGAAGACCGGCGTCGAGGGGCCGTACAGGATGCTCTACGACCTCACGGCAATCGACGAGCGCACCCGCCGGAAGCGCAAGGGGCAGCCCGAGAGCGACTTTACCGCCGTTTATCACCTCCTTTCTTTCGACCGTAACGAGGACATAAGGATAAAGGTCGCGCTCAAGGGTGAGAGCCCGTCAATACCGTCGGCGACCGGGGTGTGGAGCTCGGCAAACTGGTACGAAAGGGAGATATGGGACATGTTCGGCGTCCGGGCAGAGGGGCACCCGAACCTCCGGCGCATACTCATGCCGCAGTCCTGGGAAGGGCACCCGCTCAGGAAGGACCACCCGGCGCGAAGGACGGACATGGAAAGGTACACCCTCCCGCTCGAGAAGGAGGTCAGGGAAGAGGCGGCGCTAAGGTTCGTCCCTAAAGAATGGGGGATATACAGGACCGAGGGGAACGGGACAGAGTTCATGTTCCTCAACATGGGCCCGCACCACCCCGGCACCCACGGGATATTCCGCATCATACTCGAGCTCGACGGCGAGGAGATAGTGAACGCCTTCCCGGACATCGGCTACCACCACCGCGGGGCCGAGAAGATGGGCGAAAGGCAGACCTGGCACACCTACATACCTTATACGGACAGGATAGACTACCTTGCCGGGCCGCTCAACAACTTCCCGTACGTGCTCGCCGTAGAGAGGCTCGCGGGCATAGAGGTTCCCGAAAGGGCCAGGATCGCCCGCGTGATGTTCGCGGAGCTATTCCGCATAGCGAGCCATCTCGTCTGGTACGGCACGTTCGCGCAGGACCTGGGGCAGCTCACCCCCGTGTTCCTCACCTTCAACGACAGGGAGCGCGCCTATTCCATAATAGAGGCCGTCTCCGGCTTCCGCATGCACCCGGCCTGGTTCAGGATAGGCGGCGTCCAATCCGACCTGCCCAGAGGATGGGAAAAGCTCGTAAGGGATTTCATCGAGTACCTGCCGCCCAGGCTCATGGAATACGAAAAGCTCGTGATGGAGAACGCTATAGTGAAGGTGCGGACAAGGGGCATAGGCACGCTCACACTCGACCAGGCAATCGACTGGGGAGTGACGGGCCCGAACCTCCGCGCGTGCGGCATCGAATGGGACTTCCGGAAAAAGCGCCCCTATTCAGGCTATGACCAGTTCGAGTTCGACATACCTACCGCCCATGAGGGCGACAGCTACGCGAGGGCCTTGGTAAGGGTCGAGGAGATGCGCCAGAGCCTGAGGATAATCGAGCAGTGCCTGGATAACATGCCTTCCGGGCCATATAAGAGCGACCACCCGCTCGCCACCCCGCCGAGAAAAGAGAGGACGATGCGGGACATAGAGACGCTCATAGGCCATTTCCTTTCGGTAAGCTGGGGGCCTGTCGTCCCGGCAGGGGAGGCCGCGATCGGCACCGAGGCCGCGAAGGGGAACAACACCTATTATCTCGTAAGCGACGGGGACACCTCTTCATACAGGACCCGCATACGCACCCCTTCATTTCCGCATTTGCAGGCGCTCCCTCTCATGTGCAAGGGCTTCGAGATAGCCGACCTCATCGCCATAATGGGGAGCATAGATTTCGTGATGGGCGACGTGGACCGTTAA
- the nuoF gene encoding NADH-quinone oxidoreductase subunit NuoF produces MAGVGEKPLTGRLKPGGEALDISEYEVYGGYKGLRKALRMDPSEIRKEVKEANLRGRGGAGFNTGLKWSFVPTGKDAPRPKYLIANADEMEPGTFKDRLLLERNPHLVIEGMIIASFAIEAETAFVFLRWEYTLAAKRMRKAIAEAYERGYLGRNILGSGLSIDIRVHVSAGRYICGEETALLNALEGRRAIPRSKPPFPQTSGLWGRPTVVNNVETLSNVPHIITGGAEWYRKLSRSGDGGTKLFGVSGRVKRPGLWELPMGTTAREILEEHAGGMADGFSFRCLMPGGASTEFICEDGLDVKMDFDSVQKAGSRLGTGTMIVLDHTVCPVAALHNLERFFAEESCGWCTPCREGLPWVARLLGAIEDGKGETEDIETLREHTGSLWMGKTYCALAPGAMEPLKSGLAVFREDFERHIREKGCPLKMERR; encoded by the coding sequence ATGGCGGGGGTAGGGGAAAAGCCGCTTACGGGGCGCCTCAAGCCCGGCGGCGAGGCCCTGGATATAAGCGAGTACGAGGTTTATGGCGGGTATAAAGGGCTCCGTAAGGCCCTCAGGATGGACCCCTCCGAAATACGGAAGGAGGTCAAGGAGGCGAACCTCCGGGGCAGGGGCGGCGCGGGCTTCAATACGGGCCTCAAGTGGAGTTTCGTGCCCACGGGGAAGGACGCGCCGCGCCCCAAATACCTTATAGCCAACGCGGACGAGATGGAGCCCGGCACGTTCAAGGACAGGCTCCTCCTCGAGCGGAACCCGCACCTTGTCATAGAAGGCATGATAATAGCCTCTTTTGCCATCGAGGCGGAAACTGCGTTCGTATTTCTCCGCTGGGAATATACCCTTGCCGCGAAACGGATGAGGAAGGCCATAGCAGAGGCGTACGAAAGGGGTTATCTGGGGCGTAACATACTCGGCTCGGGCTTAAGCATCGATATACGGGTGCACGTGAGCGCCGGACGGTACATCTGCGGCGAGGAGACGGCCCTTTTGAACGCGCTCGAAGGGAGACGCGCCATCCCGCGCTCAAAGCCTCCCTTCCCGCAGACGAGCGGCCTCTGGGGCAGGCCGACGGTCGTAAATAACGTCGAGACGCTCTCGAACGTGCCGCACATAATCACCGGAGGCGCCGAGTGGTACAGGAAGCTGAGCCGCTCCGGGGACGGCGGGACCAAGCTCTTCGGCGTAAGCGGAAGGGTAAAAAGGCCGGGGCTTTGGGAGCTACCGATGGGCACGACCGCGCGCGAGATACTGGAAGAGCACGCGGGCGGCATGGCGGACGGGTTCAGCTTCCGCTGCCTCATGCCCGGGGGCGCCTCGACGGAGTTTATCTGTGAAGATGGCCTGGACGTAAAGATGGACTTCGATTCGGTGCAAAAGGCCGGGAGCAGGCTCGGCACGGGCACCATGATAGTCCTCGACCATACTGTCTGCCCGGTGGCCGCTCTCCATAACCTTGAAAGGTTTTTTGCAGAGGAGTCCTGCGGCTGGTGCACTCCCTGCCGGGAGGGGCTTCCGTGGGTTGCGAGGCTCCTCGGCGCGATAGAGGACGGAAAAGGCGAGACCGAGGATATTGAGACGCTCCGAGAGCATACGGGCTCGCTCTGGATGGGGAAGACCTACTGCGCGCTGGCCCCGGGCGCGATGGAGCCCTTGAAAAGCGGGCTTGCCGTCTTCCGGGAGGACTTCGAAAGGCACATCAGGGAAAAAGGCTGCCCCTTGAAAATGGAGCGGAGATGA
- the nuoI gene encoding NADH-quinone oxidoreductase subunit NuoI, whose amino-acid sequence MRRHYRMAPMLSLFKTAWEVFLRAFEPRVTVSYPEEKPYLAPRFRGRIILSRDPDGGERCVACYLCAVACPVDCIALDAAETEDGRRYPSFFRINFSRCIFCGYCEEACPTYAIQLTPDFEMSEYARQSLVYEKEDLLISGTGKYPEYNFYRVAGLAIKGKDKGEAENESPPVDARGLTP is encoded by the coding sequence ATGCGACGCCATTACCGGATGGCACCGATGCTGAGCCTCTTTAAGACCGCGTGGGAGGTCTTCCTCCGCGCCTTTGAGCCAAGGGTGACGGTCAGCTACCCCGAAGAGAAGCCGTATCTTGCGCCGAGGTTCAGGGGTCGGATCATACTCTCGCGCGACCCCGATGGCGGGGAGAGGTGCGTTGCCTGCTATCTCTGCGCCGTTGCCTGCCCGGTGGACTGCATAGCCCTCGACGCGGCGGAAACGGAGGACGGCAGGCGCTATCCCTCCTTTTTCCGCATAAACTTCTCCCGCTGCATCTTCTGCGGGTACTGCGAGGAGGCGTGCCCGACGTACGCGATACAGCTTACGCCTGATTTCGAGATGAGCGAGTACGCGAGGCAGTCGCTGGTGTACGAAAAAGAGGACCTCCTCATAAGCGGGACAGGCAAATACCCGGAGTATAATTTCTACAGGGTCGCGGGGCTCGCGATAAAGGGGAAAGACAAGGGGGAGGCGGAGAATGAATCGCCCCCCGTGGACGCAAGGGGCCTCACGCCCTGA
- the nuoG gene encoding NADH-quinone oxidoreductase subunit NuoG gives MPRIYVDGKDYEATEGQNLLEACLGLGFDLPYFCWHPAMRSVGACRQCAVKEFKDESDTRGRIVMACMTPVTDGARISIDDPEARAFRAGVIEWLMANHPHDCPVCDEGSECHLQDMTVMTGHIYRRHRFSKRTYRNQDLGPFVNHEMNRCIQCYRCVRFYCDYAGGRDLSVFASRDSVYFGRSGNGTLESEFSGNLVEVCPTGVFTDKTFKKHYARKWDLQTAPSVCVHCGLGCNTTPGERYGKLRRIRNRYNGSVNGHFLCDRGRFGYESVNGDKRIRRPVLRIRPGEEKHIDAGEAVRRASLMVGNGKKVMAIGSPRASLESNFALRELAGPENFFSGLPDDEHGLIALVLDILKGGPARSPSLSEVERADAVLILGEDVTNVAPIEALMLRQAARRGPVEKAIGRKIPEWDASAIRTAIQNEKGPFHVAAPFATKLDEAAKTAYHAPPDDIARLGNAIAHELDGDAPFPEGLGEGAARLAKDIAEDLRAAKRPLIVSGVSLSEAVIKAAANVASALHAAGRKAALSYIVPECNSMGLALMRCGSLDDARKAAAGGGFDTLVILENDLFMRAGSEEVEVFFECFEDAIVIDHTATRTSMAAGLALPGAAFAEGTGTLVNSEGRAQRFFKVFNPDGDIAEGWRWLGSIMEVSGAGTAWSNIDEVLESMASEMPELQEAIDAAPSAGFRMAGQKIARAPHRVSGRTAIHAGRSVIEPRPPEDPDSPLSFSMEGFQPKGHGKEPPSELIPHFWSPGWNSQQAVVKFQDGVNGGLRGGDPGARLINPAEAMPGYFRGIPGQFSPRKGEWLIIPVYHIFGSEELSALSPPVAGLMPRPYLGLNPGDAGALEFQPGEEVALNAGGLLLKLPLRHMPSLPNGVAALPVLPGMERLRLPQWGVVTRPKESAG, from the coding sequence ATGCCCAGGATATACGTAGACGGGAAAGATTACGAGGCGACAGAGGGGCAGAACCTCCTCGAGGCCTGCCTCGGCCTCGGCTTCGACCTCCCGTATTTCTGCTGGCACCCGGCAATGCGCTCCGTGGGCGCGTGCAGGCAGTGCGCTGTAAAGGAGTTCAAGGACGAGAGCGACACCAGGGGCAGGATAGTCATGGCCTGCATGACCCCTGTAACCGACGGCGCTCGCATATCCATAGACGACCCCGAGGCCAGGGCCTTCAGGGCGGGCGTCATCGAGTGGCTCATGGCCAACCACCCGCACGACTGCCCTGTCTGCGACGAGGGGAGCGAGTGCCACCTCCAGGACATGACCGTAATGACAGGGCACATATACAGGAGGCACAGGTTCAGCAAAAGGACTTACAGGAACCAGGACCTCGGCCCGTTCGTGAACCACGAGATGAACCGCTGCATACAGTGCTACAGGTGCGTGCGTTTCTATTGCGATTACGCCGGGGGGCGCGACCTCTCCGTCTTCGCCTCGCGCGACAGCGTCTACTTTGGCCGGAGCGGAAACGGGACCCTCGAAAGCGAGTTCAGCGGCAACCTCGTCGAGGTCTGCCCCACGGGAGTCTTTACCGACAAGACCTTCAAGAAGCACTATGCGCGGAAATGGGACCTCCAGACCGCGCCTTCGGTCTGCGTCCACTGCGGCCTGGGCTGCAATACGACTCCGGGCGAGAGATACGGGAAGCTGCGTCGCATAAGGAACAGGTACAACGGCTCGGTGAACGGGCACTTCCTCTGCGACCGCGGCCGCTTCGGCTATGAATCCGTAAACGGCGACAAAAGAATACGGCGGCCTGTATTAAGGATAAGACCCGGAGAAGAAAAGCACATCGATGCCGGCGAGGCCGTACGGCGCGCGTCCCTGATGGTCGGGAACGGCAAGAAGGTCATGGCCATAGGCTCACCCAGGGCCTCGCTCGAATCAAACTTCGCCCTGAGGGAGCTCGCTGGCCCGGAAAACTTCTTTTCAGGGCTGCCGGATGATGAGCATGGGCTTATCGCTCTCGTGCTGGACATCCTGAAAGGCGGGCCCGCGAGGTCTCCGTCCCTCTCGGAGGTCGAAAGGGCTGACGCGGTGCTTATCCTGGGCGAGGACGTCACTAATGTCGCGCCAATCGAGGCGCTCATGCTCAGGCAGGCAGCCCGGAGAGGGCCGGTCGAGAAGGCGATTGGCAGGAAAATACCGGAGTGGGACGCCTCTGCCATAAGGACCGCTATACAGAATGAAAAGGGGCCATTTCATGTGGCGGCCCCTTTTGCCACGAAGCTCGACGAGGCCGCTAAAACTGCCTATCACGCGCCGCCCGATGATATCGCCAGGCTCGGGAACGCCATAGCGCATGAGCTCGACGGGGACGCCCCGTTCCCAGAGGGGCTCGGAGAGGGGGCCGCTCGGCTCGCAAAGGACATAGCCGAAGACCTCAGGGCCGCAAAAAGGCCGCTTATCGTTTCCGGCGTGAGCCTTTCGGAAGCGGTCATAAAGGCCGCCGCAAACGTCGCCTCGGCGCTTCACGCAGCAGGAAGGAAGGCCGCGCTCTCGTATATCGTCCCCGAGTGCAACAGCATGGGCCTGGCCCTCATGCGCTGCGGAAGCCTCGACGACGCGCGCAAGGCCGCAGCCGGCGGTGGGTTTGACACCCTCGTGATACTCGAAAACGACCTTTTCATGCGCGCGGGCAGCGAGGAAGTGGAGGTCTTTTTCGAGTGCTTCGAGGACGCTATCGTTATCGACCATACCGCGACCCGGACTTCAATGGCTGCGGGGCTCGCATTGCCTGGCGCGGCCTTTGCCGAAGGCACGGGGACGCTCGTAAATTCAGAGGGGAGGGCGCAGAGGTTTTTCAAGGTCTTCAACCCTGATGGAGATATTGCCGAGGGTTGGCGCTGGCTCGGCAGTATTATGGAGGTATCGGGCGCGGGCACGGCCTGGAGCAATATAGACGAGGTCCTCGAATCGATGGCGTCCGAGATGCCGGAGCTGCAGGAGGCAATAGATGCCGCGCCGTCCGCAGGGTTCCGCATGGCGGGGCAGAAGATCGCGAGAGCGCCGCACCGGGTTAGCGGCCGTACGGCCATCCACGCCGGGAGGAGCGTCATAGAGCCTAGACCTCCCGAAGACCCGGACTCTCCGCTCTCTTTCTCGATGGAGGGCTTTCAGCCGAAGGGGCATGGTAAGGAACCGCCTTCGGAGCTTATACCGCATTTCTGGTCGCCGGGATGGAACTCCCAGCAGGCGGTCGTAAAATTCCAGGACGGGGTGAACGGGGGGCTCAGGGGCGGCGATCCTGGCGCAAGGCTCATAAATCCGGCAGAAGCAATGCCCGGGTATTTCAGGGGAATACCCGGGCAGTTCAGTCCCCGGAAGGGCGAATGGCTTATCATACCCGTTTATCACATATTCGGGTCCGAGGAGTTGAGCGCGCTTTCGCCGCCCGTTGCCGGGCTTATGCCGCGCCCCTATCTCGGCCTTAATCCCGGGGACGCGGGGGCGCTCGAGTTCCAACCCGGCGAGGAGGTCGCGCTGAACGCGGGGGGCCTCCTCTTGAAACTCCCGCTAAGGCATATGCCGTCGCTTCCGAACGGCGTTGCGGCGCTTCCGGTCCTGCCGGGCATGGAGAGGCTGAGGCTGCCGCAATGGGGCGTTGTCACGAGACCGAAAGAGAGCGCCGGCTGA
- the nuoK gene encoding NADH-quinone oxidoreductase subunit NuoK, with translation MATVPAEYALALAAVLFALGLTGVLVRRNMIYVLMSIEVMLNAAGLAFIAAGYRWAEPDGQVMFVFILTLAAAEVSVALAVIFRFFHRTGTLDLDKVGSLKG, from the coding sequence ATGGCGACTGTCCCGGCTGAATACGCATTGGCGCTTGCGGCGGTCCTGTTTGCGCTGGGCCTTACGGGAGTGCTCGTAAGGCGGAACATGATATACGTCCTCATGTCCATCGAGGTCATGCTGAACGCCGCAGGCCTTGCCTTCATAGCCGCCGGGTACAGGTGGGCGGAGCCCGACGGCCAGGTGATGTTCGTCTTCATACTCACGCTCGCGGCTGCGGAGGTCTCGGTGGCACTGGCGGTCATCTTTAGGTTTTTCCACAGGACAGGCACCCTCGACCTGGACAAGGTCGGCAGCCTGAAAGGATAG